In Penaeus chinensis breed Huanghai No. 1 chromosome 2, ASM1920278v2, whole genome shotgun sequence, the following proteins share a genomic window:
- the LOC125037071 gene encoding uncharacterized protein LOC125037071, which translates to MQKFMKCRLVGVLVILAASRAALGLSTERNARPHARVARQLHRMLDPFGLLGRAGEAVQGAVEGVHNAVQDLGKTLNDGAEQVGKMVEQGAASFDSAFKERMGQVHAGMEEAGKVAGIVSEDLADSVSALVSNHLAADDADEDLMMKREGIVDGFLRMVGIEPSRVGLMALNVLIFLAEMITSTLIGEDLNAIPDTRSNGGSSPLEWLLSGNPFQVDAMLREAQDPGLPRTIIEKLQRASGEKTACVQLLVCKMSPVVWGIQRSVKEAVQPRHLDPDAPEKGVFQMLYDSLPALDDFVNFSESCEQQFPSCPLLNLSDLGL; encoded by the exons ATGCAGAAATTCATGAAATG CAGGTTGGTGGGCGTGCTGGTGATCCTAGCGGCATCGCGGGCGGCTCTCGGCCTTAGCACGGAGAGGAATgcgcgcccgcacgcccgcgtCGCCCGTCAGCTGCACCGCATGCTCGACCCGTTCG GACTGCTGGGGCGCGCCGGCGAGGCCGTGCAGGGCGCCGTGGAGGGCGTGCACAACGCCGTGCAGGACCTGGGCAAGACGCTGAACGACGGCGCGGAGCAGGTGGGCAAGATGGTGGAGCAGGGCGCCGCCTCCTTCGACAGCGCCTTCAAGGAGCGAATGGGTCAG gtgcaCGCCGGCatggaggaggcggggaaggtcGCCGGCATCGTGAGCGAGGACCTGGCCGACTCCGTGTCCGCGCTCGTGTCCAACCACCTCGCTGCCGACGACGCCGACGAGGACCTCATGATGAAGCGCGAGGGCATCGTGGACGGCTTCCTGCGCATGGTGGGCATCGAGCCCTCGCGGGTCGGCCTCATGGCGCTCAACGTGCTCATCTTCCTGGCGGAGATG ATCACGTCGACCCTCATCGGCGAGGACCTGAACGCCATCCCGGACACGCGGAGCAACGGCGGCTCCTCGCCCCTCGAGTGGCTCCTCTCCGGAAACCCCTTCCAG GTGGACGCGATGCTCAGGGAGGCTCAGGACCCAGGTCTTCCCAGGACCATTATCGAGAAGCTGCAGCGGGCCAGCGGGGAGAAGACGGCGTGCGTGCAACTGCTCGTGTGCAAGATGTCGCCTGTGGTCTGGGGGATCCAGAGGTCGGTCAAGGAGGCCGTTCAGCCGCGCCACCTCGACCCCGACGCCCCGGAGAAGGGCGTCTTCCAG ATGCTGTACGACTCCTTGCCTGCGCTGGACGACTTCGTGAACTTCTCCGAGTCGTGCGAGCAGCAGTTCCCGTCTTGTCCGCTGCTCAACCTCTCCGACCTCGGGctttag